The region TCTAATATCTCCTATAATAAATTTAGAATCGTATTCTTCTAGTCCACTATCATAAATTCCTGAAACACTAAAAGCTCTTCCTATAGGTTCCTGACCGTTAGCTTTCATAAAGTAAGTTGGTGCCTTGTCCCCTACTTTTAGTTGTAAACGAGCAGCGATATCATCAGAAATAAGAATATCAAACGAAGTTTGCTCCTGGGCCACATCTGGCAATTTACCTTCTACTAAGAAGTCTTGTAAATAGTTCCAATCGTAATCACTTCCTACCCCTTTGAGAATGATCCCTTCAAAATCGGTTGCGGTACGTATCATTCCGCCTTTTGTAGCTACTGCTTGAATATGGGTAACTTCTGGTACAGCGGTAAAATCTGGATAGAAATCCTGATGACTAGAGATGGGTTTTATGGTCGTTATAGAGTTATTACGGTCATAAAACGACACACTTACATGACCATTAAAGGCACTTACCTTCTCTTTTATCTTTTTTTGAAGGCCCACGCCAGTGGCAATAGCTATTAGCATCACAATAATACCTATTGCAATTGCTGCTACTGCAATTTTTATAATCGGCGCACTTACGCTATTTTTATAACTTGTACTACTCTGTACCCTTTTAGCAATGAAATACTCTAGATTCACATTTTTTGATTCAATATTCAAATATACCATAATAGCTATGGTTGTAGGAATGACTTCCTGTAATTCTAAAACCAATGGTAACAATACCGCTACTTCTCCTCAAGAGGAAAAATTTGTTCTTGAAAAATACCAAGGCCAAAGGCTTCTCGTAGAAACCAATGATAACGAACCTATTCCGGCGGCTTATCTATTGGGAGAGTGGATTGAAAAACTCAAAGGAAAAAGAATTGCCTTAGTGGGAAATCAAACCAGTGTCGTAAAAACTGAAGATACCGTTATTTCTAAAGAATGGGATACTAGAGATAAATTGCGTTACGCACATCTCGTCGACACCTTACTAGCTCATGGAATAGACATCAAACGTGTTTTTGCTCCAGAGCACGGTTTTAGAGGCACTGAAGATGCTGGTGCCAGCATCAAAGATGGACTAGATGAACAAACCGGCATTCCTATCATTTCTCTTTATGGCAAAAACAAAAAGCCGTTTAAAGAACAACTGGAAGATGTAGATATCGTTTTATTTGACATTCAAGATGTGGGCGCTAGGTTCTACACCTATATATCTACCCTTCATTATGTAATGCAAGCTTGTGCAGAGTACGACAGCAAGCTCATTATCTTGGACCGTCCTAACCCTAACGGGCATTACATCGACGGCCCTATTCTAGAAAAAAAACATCAAAGCTTTGTGGGCATGCACCCAGTTCCTGTGGTACACGGTATGACTATAGGGGAATATGCGATGATGATTAATGGCGAAAACTGGCTGGGTAACAACCTACAAACTGACCTAGAAATTATCAAATGCAAGAATTATACGCATGCTACTCCCTACAGCATCCCTATCAAGCCATCTCCCAATTTACCTAACGATCAAGCTATAAATCTGTATCCTAGCCTTTGCTTTTTTGAAGGAACTGAAGTAAGTGTAGGACGTGGAACAGAAATGCAATTTCAAGTGTACGGGTCTCCTTCCTTAGGAAAATATACGGGCTTTTCCTTTACTCCAACGCCTAATGAAGGTTCTAAAAGACCTCCATTTAACGGGAAGAAATGCTTTGGAGTAGATCTTAGAGATTATAAAAAACTAGATCATTTAGAGTTGGACTTTTTAGTAGACGCTTTCGCGAAAGCGCCATCAAAACAAAACTTCTTTAACCCATTTTTTACCAAACTCGCTGGAACGACCCTCTTACAAGCTCAGATCGAAAAAGGTATGAGCGCACAAGAAATTGCAGCTACATGGGAGAAAGGACTTGAAAACTACCGAAAAATTAGATCAAAATACTTGCTGTACGAGTAATTCAAAGCTCTGGCTTAAAGCCTCTTTGTGATCAAAAGTAAAAAAGCCTGAATGTAGATACATTCAGGCTTTTTTAATAGTTCCTACGACAAATGCCTACTCATTCAGCATCTCCCACAAACGATCTTTCAATTCCATCAAGTTGATCTGAGATACAGAAGAAATAAACATATAAGGTGCCCCATTAAAAGCGCCTTCTTCATCGAGTCCTTCCCGCATTTGCTCGATCAATTCTTCATCCAGCATATCGCATTTAGAAATCACAACAAATCGCTCTTTATCCAGCATTTCTGGATTGTATTTTCTCAATTCGTTGACCAAAATATCATATTCAGCACTGATGTCATCAGAATCTGCTGGTACGAGAAATAACAAGGTAGAGTTACGTTCTATGTGTCTTAAAAAGCGGTGTCCTATTCCTTTACCTTCGGCAGCTCCTTCTATAATTCCAGGAATATCTGCAATAACAAAACTTTTAAAGTCTCGGTATTCTACAATTCCTAGATTGGGTTTTAGAGTGGTGAACTCATAGTTGGCAATCTTGGGCTTTGCTGAGGTAAGTACCGACAGCAAAGTTGATTTTCCAGCATTAGGAAATCCTACCAGACCTACATCAGCTAAGATCTTGAGCTCAAAAGTCACATCTAAGGCATTTCCATCCATCCCAGTTTGTGCATAACGAGGTGTTTGTCTAGTGGACGATTTGAAGTGCCAGTTACCACGACCACCTTTACCACCTTCACAGATGATGAATTCTTCTCCGTCTTCTAAGATTTCATGAACTATTTGACCAGTCTCTGTATCCTTGATGACCGTTCCTAAAGGAAGTTCGATAAAGATATCATCTCCATCTAATCCAGACCTGCGTTGCTTTGCTCCGTTTCCTCCTTGACCCCCTTTAAAGTGTCGTTTGTATTTAAAATGGTAAAGAGTCCAAAGATTCTTATTTCCTTTCAGGATAATATGCGCCCCGCGACCGCCATCACCGCCGTCAGGACCACCTTTCTCTACATATTTTTCTCTATGCAAGTGGGTACTTCCTTTACCGCCACGGCCAGATTCTACAGTTACTTTTGTATAATCTACAAAATTTCCTTCAGTCATAATTCCATTTTCAGTTGTCTGTTAGCGTTTCTTTGTTAACCGTTAACAGTCATTTTTACTATTTAAAATAATCTTTTGCCCTAATCCTTGTCGACAAAGCTTGTGCTCCAATCTGTTCAGTGCTAGAACTCCTATTTAAATTTCAAGTTCGAGTTCTTAAAGCTTATCAAACTCAACGCTCAAACGCTCTGTGATGGCGTCCATATCTCCTACTCCATCAACACCATAATATTTATTTTGTGCTGCGTAATAGTCTTTTAAAGGTGCGGTTTGTTGGTAATATACCGAGATACGGTCTTTGATCACCCCTTCATTAGCATCATCTGGGCGGCCGCTTTCTTTACCTCTTTCTAACAAACGTTCTACAAGAACCTCATCAGCCACTTCTAGAGCTACCATACCGTCAATTTTCTCGTTTTTTGAAGCTAATAATTGGTCCAATGCTTTTGCTTGTGCCTCTGTTCTTGGAAAACCGTCAAAAATAAAACCAGCAGCATCTGGTGTTTTTTCCACCTCAGCATTGAGCATTTTAATGGTCACCTCATCTGGAACTAGATTCCCTTTGTCCATAAAGGACTTTGCTAGTGTCCCTAATTCGGTGCCGTTTTTTATATTGTAACGGAACACGTCTCCTGTAGAGATGTGAACCAGTCCGTATTTATCTTTTAATCGAGTGGCCTGAGTTCCTTTTCCTGCTCCCGGAGGACCGAATAAAACGATGTTCTTCATGCGTTGTGTTTGTACGTAAAGTTCGGGCAAATTGCGCCCTAAATTATTATAATCCATGCCGTATCCCACGACAAATTTGTTTTCAATATTCTTTCCTACATAATCGATTTTTAACTCTCGATCATATACCTCAGGCTTAAAAAACAGCGTGGCTATTTTTAGGTCTTGAGGCTGGTATTGTTGTAGCTTTCGCGAAAGCGTCTCTATAGTCAACCCACTGTCCACTATGTCCTCCACGATGACAACGGTCCTCCCGACTAGATCAATATCCAGCTGGTCACCCAGTTCTACGACACCAGAGGAACTGGTTCCTTCATAGCTTTTGGCCCTTAAGAAGCTCACCTCACAATCGTGATGAAACTTACGAGTAAGATCTGCCAATACCATATAACTTCCGTTCAGAATCCCTAAAAAAATAGGGTTTTTACCCGCGAGATCTCTGTTGATCTGGTAGGCGAGGTTATCAATGGCAGCAGCTATTTCCAGCGCACTCAAAAAGGGTTTAAAATAAAGATCGTGGATCTTAATCACTACAAATACATTTTTTGCAAAGATAATGATTAGTAAACAGTATGCAGCAGGTGTTTACCTTAGATATCGGCACCTTTACATGGATGACATCAGTATAAAAACGAGTTGATTAGAGAACTCCATAGCTGTTCTTATTTAAGAACAACAAACCGCTTATATAGGAGTAATAGACCTGTTGCTCCTGCCAATTGATGTGCGAATTCAAATTCGAGTTCCAATTCAAGTTTCATTTGACTTTAACCGCTTATTTTTGAAAGATGAAACAGACACAATTCTCTTCAGATTTTACATTAGGAATTTTAGGCGGCGGTCAATTGGGCAAAATGATGCTTTACACCACCAGAAAGTGGGACATCACTACTTATGTCATGGATAAAGACGACAGCGCACCAGCTTTTCAGGGCTGCGATGTGTTCTTTGAAGGAGATATTATGGAGTATGAAGCGGTTATGGAATTTGGCGAGCAAGTAGATGTACTGACTATAGAAATAGAGAATGTAAATGTACAAGCCCTACAGGATCTAGAAGATAAAGGAATTGCTGTTTCTCCTAGTGCAAAAGTCCTCAACCTGATACGGAATAAAGCACGCCAAAAATCTTTTTACCAAGATCAAAACATCCCTACTGCAGCTTTTGAAGTCTATCCAAAACCACGCTTAGATCACGATAGAACCTATCCATTTATCTGGAAAAGTGCCGAAGGTGGTTACGACGGTAAAGGAGTAAAAGTGATTAGAAAAGCAAGCGATTTAAAGGATGTACCTCAAGTAGAATGTATCTATGAAGACATGGTAGATTTTGATCTGGAACTTGCGGTTATCGTTGCCCGCAATGCCCGTGGTGAAATGAAAACCTACCCAGTAGTAGAGATGGAATTCCACCCCGAAGCCAATCAGGTAGAATATGTCATCTGTCCGGCACGTATTGATAGCGGTATTTCTGATCGAGCAAGAGAACTGGCATTACAAGTTTCTGAAGCCTATGAGCATGTAGGCTTACTGGCTGTGGAACTGTTCCTTACTAAATCTGGCGAACTTCTAGTAAATGAAGTCGCTCCACGACCACATAACTCTGGTCATTACAGTATAGAAGGTGCGATCACTGACCAGTTTGAGCAACACATCAGGTGTGTCTGTAATTTGCCATTAGGCGCAACCGACAATACGGTGGCCAGTGTGATGGTGAATCTGGTAGGAGAAGAAGGTCATACAGGTGATGTGATTTACGACGGTATAGAAGATATTCTCGCTTTACCAGGGGTAACCCCTCATATTTACGGTAAAAAAGAAACCCGCCCTTATAGAAAAATGGGACATGTAACTGTTGTTGCAGATGACGTGATCAAAGCGCGCGAACTTGCTGAGATTGTCAAGAGCCGTATAAAAGTAGTAGCCGCGTCTGTTTAAGATAACCTAAACAGCTTTTCTAATCCAGTAGGAGATTTGCTCCAAGAGTAACTATTCACTTGTTACACCTGTTTATACATTAAAAGAAGGGCACGCGCACCTTTGCCCCGGTAAGTACACGCGCTCTGTTACCGTTCTGCTTATACCAGTACACACCTAAGAGACTCTGGTCAGCTATCTAGACCTTAAGGTTTGATAACAGACCGACACTTAACATAGATGCGGTGCGTTATAGACACTGGTTATTTTGATTTTATATATTTAATCAACTGTGACAAATAGCTTCCAATAAATGCGGAAGGGAGCGTGATAAACAGCGTTATTATTAATTCAAAAGGAAAAAGCTTATGTGTGCTCGAATCCTGAATAATACCAAACCCTATTCGACCAATAATACCCAATAGTACTCCGGCGGCAATTAATAAGGCTATTTCTTTAAGAATCTAAGTGTGTTCCCATTTTT is a window of Nonlabens sp. MB-3u-79 DNA encoding:
- a CDS encoding ABC transporter permease, translating into MVYLNIESKNVNLEYFIAKRVQSSTSYKNSVSAPIIKIAVAAIAIGIIVMLIAIATGVGLQKKIKEKVSAFNGHVSVSFYDRNNSITTIKPISSHQDFYPDFTAVPEVTHIQAVATKGGMIRTATDFEGIILKGVGSDYDWNYLQDFLVEGKLPDVAQEQTSFDILISDDIAARLQLKVGDKAPTYFMKANGQEPIGRAFSVSGIYDSGLEEYDSKFIIGDIRNIQRINKWDADQIGKFEIFINDFDRLNEVGRAIQLNTPSELNARTIEQELPAIFQWLALLDGNIFGIIGIILIVGIINMITALLVLILDRTNMIGVLKSLGASNWTVRKIFLYNAMNLVFKGLLIGNVIGLGLIGIQFYFSPLTLDPQSYHVTEMPVYISWWQVIALNLGTFVVCLIALIIPTLIVSKISPVKAMRFE
- a CDS encoding exo-beta-N-acetylmuramidase NamZ domain-containing protein, with translation MVVGMTSCNSKTNGNNTATSPQEEKFVLEKYQGQRLLVETNDNEPIPAAYLLGEWIEKLKGKRIALVGNQTSVVKTEDTVISKEWDTRDKLRYAHLVDTLLAHGIDIKRVFAPEHGFRGTEDAGASIKDGLDEQTGIPIISLYGKNKKPFKEQLEDVDIVLFDIQDVGARFYTYISTLHYVMQACAEYDSKLIILDRPNPNGHYIDGPILEKKHQSFVGMHPVPVVHGMTIGEYAMMINGENWLGNNLQTDLEIIKCKNYTHATPYSIPIKPSPNLPNDQAINLYPSLCFFEGTEVSVGRGTEMQFQVYGSPSLGKYTGFSFTPTPNEGSKRPPFNGKKCFGVDLRDYKKLDHLELDFLVDAFAKAPSKQNFFNPFFTKLAGTTLLQAQIEKGMSAQEIAATWEKGLENYRKIRSKYLLYE
- the obgE gene encoding GTPase ObgE, which produces MTEGNFVDYTKVTVESGRGGKGSTHLHREKYVEKGGPDGGDGGRGAHIILKGNKNLWTLYHFKYKRHFKGGQGGNGAKQRRSGLDGDDIFIELPLGTVIKDTETGQIVHEILEDGEEFIICEGGKGGRGNWHFKSSTRQTPRYAQTGMDGNALDVTFELKILADVGLVGFPNAGKSTLLSVLTSAKPKIANYEFTTLKPNLGIVEYRDFKSFVIADIPGIIEGAAEGKGIGHRFLRHIERNSTLLFLVPADSDDISAEYDILVNELRKYNPEMLDKERFVVISKCDMLDEELIEQMREGLDEEGAFNGAPYMFISSVSQINLMELKDRLWEMLNE
- a CDS encoding adenylate kinase translates to MIKIHDLYFKPFLSALEIAAAIDNLAYQINRDLAGKNPIFLGILNGSYMVLADLTRKFHHDCEVSFLRAKSYEGTSSSGVVELGDQLDIDLVGRTVVIVEDIVDSGLTIETLSRKLQQYQPQDLKIATLFFKPEVYDRELKIDYVGKNIENKFVVGYGMDYNNLGRNLPELYVQTQRMKNIVLFGPPGAGKGTQATRLKDKYGLVHISTGDVFRYNIKNGTELGTLAKSFMDKGNLVPDEVTIKMLNAEVEKTPDAAGFIFDGFPRTEAQAKALDQLLASKNEKIDGMVALEVADEVLVERLLERGKESGRPDDANEGVIKDRISVYYQQTAPLKDYYAAQNKYYGVDGVGDMDAITERLSVEFDKL
- the purK gene encoding 5-(carboxyamino)imidazole ribonucleotide synthase translates to MKQTQFSSDFTLGILGGGQLGKMMLYTTRKWDITTYVMDKDDSAPAFQGCDVFFEGDIMEYEAVMEFGEQVDVLTIEIENVNVQALQDLEDKGIAVSPSAKVLNLIRNKARQKSFYQDQNIPTAAFEVYPKPRLDHDRTYPFIWKSAEGGYDGKGVKVIRKASDLKDVPQVECIYEDMVDFDLELAVIVARNARGEMKTYPVVEMEFHPEANQVEYVICPARIDSGISDRARELALQVSEAYEHVGLLAVELFLTKSGELLVNEVAPRPHNSGHYSIEGAITDQFEQHIRCVCNLPLGATDNTVASVMVNLVGEEGHTGDVIYDGIEDILALPGVTPHIYGKKETRPYRKMGHVTVVADDVIKARELAEIVKSRIKVVAASV